A stretch of the Mesorhizobium huakuii genome encodes the following:
- a CDS encoding glycosyl transferase family 1: MLHVLYLVHDVSDPAVRRRITMLRTGGARVTLAGFRRTATPIADIEGLQPIDLGATRDGRFAQRLTAVAKAAVSIGSKLRGMPRPDLIIARNLEMLALARRARSTFGATVPIVYECLDIHRLVLRDDVLGKALRATERHLARDVKLLVTSSPAFIANYFKPFRQVAAPVELVENKYFEAAAILPGEREAVAAPVAPPWRIGWFGALRCRRSLKLLADFTRHMDGRFEVVLRGRPALSEFPDFHAFVDAEPFLSFRGPYRNPEDMAAIYQDVHFSWAIDFFEEGQNSEWLLPNRLYEGCRFGAVPISMGHTETGRFLSQQDIGILLPKATPDAIESALGKMEEHRFGKLKARVLAHNPRTWSYDRSDCSALVEKLRRLTTVREPLATGALA; the protein is encoded by the coding sequence ATGCTGCATGTCTTGTACCTGGTGCACGATGTTTCCGATCCGGCGGTTCGCCGACGGATCACAATGCTCAGGACAGGCGGCGCCCGGGTTACCCTGGCGGGCTTCCGCCGCACCGCGACGCCGATTGCCGATATAGAAGGATTGCAGCCGATCGACCTTGGCGCGACGCGTGATGGCCGATTCGCCCAGCGCCTGACGGCGGTGGCGAAAGCGGCGGTTTCGATAGGCTCGAAGCTGAGGGGCATGCCGCGGCCCGACCTCATCATCGCGCGCAATCTGGAAATGCTGGCGCTTGCTCGTCGCGCCAGGTCGACTTTCGGCGCCACGGTGCCGATCGTCTATGAATGCCTCGACATCCACCGTCTGGTGCTCCGCGACGATGTCCTGGGCAAGGCACTGCGCGCCACGGAGCGCCATCTGGCGCGAGACGTGAAGCTGCTGGTGACCAGTTCGCCCGCTTTTATCGCCAATTATTTCAAACCCTTCCGCCAGGTCGCCGCCCCTGTCGAGCTGGTCGAGAACAAATATTTCGAGGCGGCGGCGATCTTGCCCGGCGAGCGTGAGGCGGTGGCAGCGCCTGTCGCCCCGCCATGGCGGATCGGCTGGTTCGGCGCGCTGCGCTGCCGCCGCTCGCTCAAACTGCTGGCCGATTTCACGCGCCACATGGATGGACGTTTCGAAGTCGTGCTGCGCGGTCGTCCGGCGCTCTCCGAATTCCCGGATTTCCATGCCTTCGTCGATGCCGAGCCCTTTCTGTCGTTTCGCGGACCCTACCGTAACCCGGAGGACATGGCGGCGATCTACCAGGACGTCCATTTCTCCTGGGCGATCGATTTCTTCGAAGAGGGACAGAATTCGGAATGGCTGCTGCCCAACCGCCTCTATGAAGGCTGCCGCTTCGGCGCGGTGCCGATCTCGATGGGCCATACGGAAACGGGACGGTTCCTCAGCCAGCAGGACATCGGCATCCTGTTACCCAAGGCGACGCCTGACGCGATCGAATCAGCACTCGGCAAGATGGAGGAGCACCGCTTCGGCAAGCTGAAAGCGCGCGTGCTTGCACACAATCCGAGGACGTGGAGCTACGATCGCAGCGACTGCAGCGCACTGGTCGAAAAACTGCGCCGCCTGACGACCGTGCGCGAACCCCTGGCGACTGGGGCCCTGGCATAG
- a CDS encoding glycosyltransferase family 2 protein, with product MTQALPSSLIVIPCLNEAAHIGALLGQLCPAAERLGARIVVADGGSTDGTLAIVEQVAAKDPRVILLHNKRRIQSAAINLAVGTFGEGAEYLIRIDAHGGYPDDYCDRLLEEALATGADSVVVSMLTSGSGAVQKSVAAAQNSKLGTGGSKHRHLSAGEWVDHGHHALMRISAFGAVGGYDETFSHNEDAELDYRLRQAGYRIWMSGKTQMVYYPRASLKGLYFQYLGYGRGRAKNVLKHRVIPKVRQMVPLAVFPVVLLAAFSFVHWIAAVPLLIWAAVCLGYGLVAAIRQRNADIALAGVSAMVMHFGWSVGFWLQLLGLGARRGVA from the coding sequence ATGACACAAGCGCTTCCCTCCAGCCTGATCGTGATCCCCTGCCTGAACGAGGCAGCCCATATCGGTGCGCTGCTCGGCCAGCTCTGCCCGGCGGCTGAAAGGCTCGGTGCCCGGATCGTCGTCGCCGATGGCGGCAGCACCGACGGCACGCTGGCCATTGTCGAGCAGGTCGCCGCCAAGGATCCGCGCGTTATCTTGCTTCACAACAAGCGGCGCATCCAGAGCGCGGCGATCAATCTCGCCGTCGGCACGTTCGGTGAAGGCGCGGAGTATCTGATCCGCATCGACGCGCATGGCGGCTATCCCGACGACTACTGCGACCGGCTGCTTGAGGAAGCGCTAGCCACGGGTGCCGATTCGGTGGTGGTTTCGATGCTGACCAGCGGCAGCGGCGCCGTGCAGAAATCGGTTGCGGCGGCGCAGAATTCGAAACTCGGCACCGGAGGCTCCAAGCATCGCCACCTCTCCGCCGGAGAGTGGGTCGACCACGGCCATCACGCGCTGATGCGGATATCGGCCTTCGGCGCAGTCGGTGGCTATGACGAAACCTTCAGCCACAATGAGGATGCCGAGCTCGACTACCGGCTGCGGCAGGCCGGCTACAGGATCTGGATGAGCGGCAAGACGCAGATGGTCTATTACCCGCGCGCCTCGCTCAAAGGTCTCTATTTCCAGTATCTCGGCTATGGCCGCGGCCGCGCCAAGAATGTGCTGAAGCACCGCGTCATCCCGAAGGTCCGGCAGATGGTGCCGCTGGCGGTCTTCCCGGTGGTTCTGCTGGCGGCCTTCTCCTTCGTGCACTGGATCGCGGCGGTGCCGCTGCTGATCTGGGCTGCGGTGTGCCTGGGCTACGGCCTGGTGGCGGCCATTCGCCAGCGCAATGCCGATATCGCACTGGCCGGTGTCTCTGCCATGGTCATGCATTTCGGCTGGTCTGTCGGCTTCTGGCTGCAGCTTCTTGGCCTCGGCGCGCGACGTGGGGTGGCGTGA
- a CDS encoding glycosyltransferase, translating into MAVQARNRSIDIGVCTFRRTELADTLRSLAAMEMPEGFDISVIVADNDDTPSAQALVTALSQELKLPVRYRHAPARNISVARNACLDASEADFLAFIDDDETASARWLAELVATAEEIGAAAVLGPVRALYRPDAPEWMRRGDFHSTLPVWVRGEIRTGYTCNVLLRMGSDSLRGRRFSLARGQTGGEDTEFFDQMVKAGGRIAFAQDAWVEEVVPRSRAAFDWLGRRRFRVGQTHGHLLGSNTRGIGLIKHVGLASAKAAFCFAAALPVVASPVRRNRSVLRGIMHIGVVSGLVGVREIRLYGQSSPGEGGKRAA; encoded by the coding sequence ATGGCGGTTCAGGCCAGGAACCGCAGCATCGACATCGGCGTGTGCACGTTCCGCCGGACGGAACTGGCCGACACGCTGCGCTCGCTCGCCGCCATGGAGATGCCTGAAGGCTTCGATATCAGCGTCATTGTCGCCGACAATGACGACACGCCGAGCGCGCAGGCGCTGGTGACGGCACTGTCGCAGGAGTTGAAATTGCCGGTCCGCTATCGGCATGCGCCCGCGCGCAACATCTCGGTCGCCCGCAACGCTTGCCTCGATGCCAGCGAGGCGGATTTCCTCGCCTTCATCGACGACGACGAGACTGCCTCCGCCCGTTGGCTGGCCGAACTGGTGGCGACGGCCGAGGAAATCGGTGCAGCAGCCGTGCTCGGCCCGGTGCGGGCGCTTTATCGCCCGGATGCGCCCGAATGGATGCGGCGCGGCGATTTTCACTCGACCTTGCCGGTCTGGGTGCGCGGCGAGATTCGCACCGGCTACACCTGCAACGTCCTGCTGCGCATGGGATCGGACAGCCTGCGCGGCCGTCGCTTCAGCCTGGCGCGCGGTCAGACCGGCGGCGAGGACACCGAATTCTTCGATCAGATGGTCAAGGCCGGGGGCCGCATCGCCTTCGCTCAAGACGCCTGGGTGGAGGAAGTTGTGCCGCGCTCGAGGGCCGCGTTCGACTGGCTCGGCCGCCGCCGTTTTCGCGTCGGCCAGACGCATGGTCACCTCCTGGGCAGCAATACGCGAGGCATCGGGCTGATCAAGCATGTTGGCCTCGCCTCCGCAAAGGCAGCCTTTTGTTTCGCCGCCGCACTTCCCGTCGTCGCCAGCCCGGTGCGCAGGAACCGCAGCGTGCTGCGCGGCATCATGCATATCGGCGTCGTCAGCGGCCTTGTCGGCGTCCGCGAAATCCGCCTCTACGGCCAATCCTCACCTGGGGAAGGAGGCAAGCGTGCAGCCTGA
- a CDS encoding lipopolysaccharide biosynthesis protein has product MEANPFDPPEGSLRKSVGRGAVVTAMSQSVRVATQIISVIVLSRLLSPQDFGVVAMCAPVLAFIALFQDFGLTQATIQKSGIRHEEVNYLFWINVAVSAILACVLAGAAPLVAAFYGEPRVAGLVAAFGLQIMAYGLGAQHLALLTRRMQFGRLAIIDVASAIAGLTVSIAWTFIDRSYWALFAGTLTGAVLPTLCYWASSRWRPGLPRKVAGIGELINFGAGITGFNFANFFARNLDNVLIGKYWGEQQLGLYDRAYKLLLFPLSQITNPLSKVMVPALSRLKDEPDRYRSAYLRVMPLILLVALPGVAFATAMSDVLIPFVLGEQWRASAAIFLALGFAGLLQPLNNPAGWLFVSQGRSGDFMRWGIITAVTSVLAFAIGLPYGALGVAIAYAVSEYLRTPFLWLYVGKSGPLQASHVLRAATPFVLGAHLALAAVWLIKPMLPQQHVIALASGAILAYLITIVIALAFASGREALREALKMLPARQPAATPREAQ; this is encoded by the coding sequence TTGGAAGCCAACCCATTCGATCCGCCAGAAGGCTCGCTGCGCAAATCGGTCGGGCGCGGCGCGGTGGTGACCGCCATGTCGCAATCGGTGCGGGTCGCGACACAGATCATATCCGTCATCGTGCTGTCGCGGCTCTTGTCGCCGCAGGATTTCGGTGTGGTGGCGATGTGCGCGCCGGTGCTGGCCTTCATCGCGCTGTTCCAGGATTTCGGCCTGACCCAGGCGACGATCCAGAAATCGGGCATCCGGCATGAGGAGGTGAACTACCTCTTCTGGATCAATGTCGCCGTCAGCGCCATCCTGGCCTGCGTGCTTGCAGGTGCGGCACCGCTGGTCGCCGCCTTCTATGGCGAGCCGCGCGTGGCCGGGCTGGTCGCCGCGTTCGGGCTGCAGATCATGGCCTATGGGCTCGGCGCCCAGCATCTGGCGCTTTTGACGCGGCGCATGCAGTTCGGCCGCCTGGCGATCATCGATGTCGCCAGCGCCATCGCCGGGCTGACTGTGTCGATCGCCTGGACTTTCATCGACCGTTCCTACTGGGCGCTGTTTGCCGGCACGCTGACCGGCGCGGTGCTGCCGACGCTGTGCTACTGGGCAAGCTCGCGCTGGCGTCCCGGCCTGCCGCGCAAGGTCGCGGGCATCGGCGAGCTGATCAATTTCGGCGCCGGCATCACCGGCTTCAACTTCGCCAATTTCTTTGCCCGCAACCTCGACAATGTGCTGATCGGCAAATATTGGGGCGAGCAGCAACTCGGCCTTTACGACCGTGCCTACAAGCTGCTTCTGTTCCCGCTCAGCCAGATCACCAATCCGCTGTCGAAGGTCATGGTGCCGGCGCTGTCCAGGCTGAAGGACGAGCCGGACCGCTACCGCAGCGCCTATCTGCGTGTCATGCCGCTGATCCTTTTGGTGGCGCTGCCCGGTGTCGCCTTCGCCACCGCCATGTCGGATGTGCTGATCCCCTTCGTGCTCGGCGAGCAGTGGCGCGCAAGCGCCGCGATCTTCCTGGCGCTCGGCTTTGCCGGGCTGCTGCAACCGCTCAACAACCCGGCGGGCTGGCTTTTCGTCAGCCAGGGCCGCTCCGGCGACTTCATGCGCTGGGGCATCATCACCGCCGTAACCTCGGTGCTCGCTTTCGCGATTGGCCTGCCCTATGGCGCGCTCGGCGTGGCGATCGCCTATGCGGTCAGCGAATATCTGCGCACGCCGTTCCTGTGGCTCTATGTCGGCAAAAGCGGACCGCTGCAGGCCAGCCACGTGCTGCGCGCCGCAACGCCGTTCGTGCTCGGTGCGCATCTGGCGCTGGCGGCGGTCTGGCTGATCAAGCCGATGCTGCCGCAGCAGCATGTCATCGCCCTGGCCAGCGGCGCCATTCTTGCCTATCTCATCACCATTGTCATCGCGCTGGCCTTCGCATCCGGCCGCGAGGCCTTGCGCGAGGCCCTGAAAATGCTGCCGGCAAGACAGCCGGCGGCAACGCCGCGCGAGGCACAATAA
- a CDS encoding glycosyltransferase family 2 protein — protein MQPDVSFVPDVSVVIAAYNAEATLDRAIASAIAQKGVSVEIIVVDDQSRDATLDVARAYPGDIVRVVALANNRGPGGARNAGLDVARGRWIAVLDSDDAVFPGRLAAMIDRAEKADAQIAVDNLQVVREDGVVEDAMFPRQYLEGLREISLATYIAGNIVFESKFNLGYLKPIFQRRFLDENRLRYDEKLRIGEDYILFAEALAKGGRCVVEPEIGYAYHIRSGSISRVLELHHVEAMRKADAVFAQTHRMDEAAQAAFARRGRSLRKAASFLAMVQHIKARSPLKAIRTALSDPAAVRHMGMPIAVRLRRVAAQFAVGAGR, from the coding sequence GTGCAGCCTGACGTCTCCTTCGTTCCCGACGTTTCCGTTGTGATCGCGGCCTACAATGCAGAGGCGACGCTCGACCGGGCGATTGCCAGCGCCATTGCGCAGAAGGGTGTCAGCGTCGAGATCATCGTTGTCGACGATCAGTCGCGCGACGCCACGCTCGATGTGGCTCGGGCCTATCCCGGGGACATCGTGCGCGTCGTCGCCCTAGCCAACAATCGCGGTCCCGGCGGCGCTCGAAATGCCGGGCTCGACGTCGCCCGCGGCAGGTGGATCGCGGTTCTCGATTCCGACGACGCCGTCTTTCCCGGCCGTCTCGCCGCCATGATCGACCGCGCCGAAAAGGCCGATGCCCAGATCGCCGTCGACAATCTCCAGGTCGTCCGCGAGGACGGTGTGGTCGAGGATGCGATGTTCCCGCGGCAGTATCTGGAAGGCCTGCGCGAGATTTCGCTGGCCACCTACATCGCCGGCAACATCGTCTTCGAATCGAAGTTCAACCTCGGCTACCTCAAGCCGATCTTCCAGCGCCGATTCCTGGACGAGAACCGGCTTCGCTATGACGAGAAACTGAGGATCGGCGAGGACTACATCCTGTTTGCCGAAGCCCTGGCCAAGGGCGGCAGATGCGTGGTCGAGCCGGAAATCGGCTACGCCTATCATATTCGCAGCGGCTCCATCTCGCGTGTGCTCGAGCTTCACCATGTCGAAGCGATGCGCAAGGCGGATGCCGTATTCGCTCAAACCCATCGGATGGACGAGGCAGCCCAGGCGGCCTTTGCCCGGCGCGGCCGCAGCCTGCGCAAGGCAGCCTCCTTCCTGGCGATGGTTCAGCACATCAAGGCGCGGTCCCCGCTCAAGGCGATCCGGACGGCGCTCAGCGACCCGGCGGCGGTCAGGCATATGGGGATGCCGATCGCCGTGCGGTTGCGACGAGTAGCGGCACAGTTTGCCGTGGGGGCGGGGAGGTGA